The window CTTACTAAATATAGATTAACAGgctaagaaaagaaatatatagatatataaaacagctgtatctgttttaaaacAGTGATATCTGCTTTTCTCATCTTTTTAACTTGGCTTCTCATTCTGCTCCACAAGTTTTAATAAATCTCATAGTtataaagcatctgaggaagatcCAAAATcgtctgaggaaatagactgaagtctatggaagctcatgctgccaacttctttctttccattagtctcaaaggtgcttcaagatctctctacatgaggCTAAAACCGCTTTAGCTATTGCTTTGCCTTCATGGAGAAGAAGCATCTTACCTTAAAGCACACAAGGAACTCAGAGCTTCCCCTCGAAAGCCATATCTTTCAACATGCGTAAGATCAGAGAAATCCTGTATCTTGGATGTATGATGTTTAAGAGCTGGAGGGGGTTCAAATGGGCAAATTAAAAAGGTACAAACATATATATTCTTTATGATATTACACAGAAGGAACTAATCATTAGCAAACAATCAGCATCTCAAAGGTACTGCATTATATAATGTTAAACAAGGAATAGAAGAGTGTCTTTTCAGActgttgttagactacagctgCCATCAATCTATACTATTGGCTTTGCTGCATTGAACTGATAGGAGTTGCATACTAGCAATATCTGGTCGATCCCTCATTCCTCGCTCCTATTTTTGGCCTTAGAGTCAATGGTTTTGGATCATTCAAAGCATCATGCGTTACTTATTCCAAAATTGGCTGATATATTCCTGCTGTGTCTAGTAGCTCTCCCATTAATTCTGCTAAAATGATCTGATTTGCAGATTGAAATCCTTAAACGGAGCTTACTTAAGCCGGCAAAGTTTTCTTCTTCTATGCCACATCTGTTATCAGAAACCTCAATGAGATCTGATCCATAATCTTTCAGCTTCACTTctacaaaagagaaagaacattTGTTGTTAGTCAAAGCGTTTCATGAACCAAAAGTTACAAAGCACTTTTCAATGTTCAGCTGAGATGAAGGCTTTCTGCGTATATAGTTTCTTAGACAGACGTAGGACAGGGGTATAGTTATAAGGCCTCAAAAGGAGGGCATTGCCCCCAAAATAGGAACATGTCCCCCGATTAAAGTTTCCTTTAGCCTCCAAATATTTATCATCGCAGAGAGACATCGAAAATCATTCACTCCTAGATCTCTTACTTTCTGAGTAATCAAATACTCTTAGTAACTTAGTAACTCTGTCTAAAGAGCATTTCTAAATGTTCCACTAAAGGTTTAAATtgatgcaatgctagaaatataaGGACTCACGGAAAATTTAatgggggcagaattctttttGGGGGTC is drawn from Sceloporus undulatus isolate JIND9_A2432 ecotype Alabama unplaced genomic scaffold, SceUnd_v1.1 scaffold_11172, whole genome shotgun sequence and contains these coding sequences:
- the LOC121918431 gene encoding putative postmeiotic segregation increased 2-like protein 1; protein product: ALTNNKCSFSFVEVKLKDYGSDLIEVSDNRCGIEEENFAGLTLKHHTSKIQDFSDLTHVERYGFRGEALSSLCALSDVSIFTCHKAAKVGRRLVFDHKGTIALRVPYPRQQGTTVIVQQLFHALPVRHKEFQRIIKKVRVVE